The following are from one region of the Falco cherrug isolate bFalChe1 chromosome 19, bFalChe1.pri, whole genome shotgun sequence genome:
- the STAC3 gene encoding LOW QUALITY PROTEIN: SH3 and cysteine-rich domain-containing protein 3 (The sequence of the model RefSeq protein was modified relative to this genomic sequence to represent the inferred CDS: deleted 4 bases in 4 codons), whose protein sequence is MTEKEVPEPPAASPTSGGKPRSRLQKLKQLFQRKPKEETTPEPQPNGELVSPSGGPIYYIYEEEEEEEEEEEPEPPPEPQKLVNDKPHKFKDHYYKKPKFCDVCARMIVLNNKFGLRCKNCKTNIHHHCQSYVEMQRCFGKIPPGFRRAYSSPLYSDQQYACVKDLLYNRSDPVFETLRTGVIMANKERKKGQDDKKNPLAAMMDEEPEATKPEGGKTEGGTSEGDKKTEKSAADDKNKKPQPGMRGGYLQSHYFVALYRFKALEKDDLDFPPGEKITVIDDSNEEWWRGKIGEKVGYFPPNFIIRVRAGERVHKVTRSFVGNREIGQITLKKDQIVVQKGEEVNGYVKVYTGRKVGLFLWDFLQEI, encoded by the exons ATGACAGAGAAGGAAGTGCCAGAGCCACCAGCAGCTTCACCCACTTCAGGTGGGAAACCCAGGAGCCGG CTACAGAAGCTGAAGCAACTTTTCCAGCGAAAACCCAAGGAGGAGACAACGCCAGAGCCGCAGCCCAATGGGGAGCTGGTCAGCCCTTCAGGGGGACCCATCTACTACATCtatgaggaggaggaagaggaggaagaggaggaggagccTGAGCCCCCTCCAGAGCCCCAGAAACTTGTCAATGACAAACCCCACAAGTTCAAGGATCATTACTACAAAAAGCCCAAGTTTTGTGATGTTTGTGCCCGCATGATTGTCC TCAACAACAAATTTGGCCTGAGGTGCAAGAACTGCAAAACCAACATCCACCACCACTGCCAGTCCTACGTGGAGATGCAGCGCTGCTTTGGCAAAATC CCCCCAGGGTTTCGCCGGGCATACAGCTCACCCCTCTACAGTGACCAGCAATACGCCTGCGTGAAGGACCTGCTCT aCAACAGGAGCGACCCCGTGTTCGAGACCCTGCGGACGGGTGTCATTATGGCCAACAAGGAACGCAAGAAAGGGCAGGATGACAAGAAAAAC CCTTTGGCTGCTATGATGGATGAGGAGCCAGAGGCCACGAAGCCAGAAGGAGGCAAAACTGAGGGCG GCACCTCTGAAGGGGACAAGAAGACTGAGAAGAGCGCAGCAGATGACAAG aACAAGAAGCCACAGCCAGGGATGCGTGGTGGCTATCTGCAGTCTCACTATTTTGTGGCACTTTACCGCTTCAAAGCTCTGGAGAAAGATGACCTAGATTTCCC GCCAGGGGAGAAGATCACGGTGATTGACGATTCCAATGAG GAGTGGTGGCGG GGGAAGATCGGTGAAAAAGTTGGCTACTTCCCTCCTAACTTCATCATCCGGGTGCGG GCAGGTGAGCGGGTGCACAAGGTGACACGCTCCTTCGTG GGCAACCGGGAGATCGGGCAGATCACGCTGAAGAAGGATCAG ATCGTGGTGCAGAAGGGTGAAGAGGTGAATGGTTACGTGAAAGTCTACACCGGC CGCAAAGTGGGGCTCTTCCTGTGGGATTTCCTGCAGGAGATCTGA